The following proteins are encoded in a genomic region of Phalacrocorax carbo chromosome 2, bPhaCar2.1, whole genome shotgun sequence:
- the POP1 gene encoding ribonucleases P/MRP protein subunit POP1, with product MSGAKEKKRAKKMRNQPASVTLPAEPGPFPGGGGSRASLPPGDARSEQQYQQQKIFNQSAGPLYRKDQYFPKGQNRGERGRGRGGWQGGRQSIAEEMPKYITVSTFAQARAAEINAMLKAVAQKSSNSLVFQTLPRHMRRRAMSHNIKRLPRRLQEIARKEAEKAVHQKKEQSKTKCRKARRRHINLVAEFNRRQRKNIWLETHIWHAKRFHMVKKWGYCLGDSPTEKSYRACYRAMTKHCLLQDLSYYCCLELTGKENELLKQLARICSNDTGLTFEEACCLSGRFEGSLNLYRADRYPEDMLGPVTFIWKPKDRSEDRQLWIWMHPALKQDMLRELKALFQCSEPDKIYIPEPITTPVQEEKQMDVVLSLGKKRKKEDKEGEKAVPVKKIIGDGTRDPFQSYSWISQTTGIVISDRTMEILRYRLIGPLSHSVLTETLKAASLQTETPDSKTELNNWWVENCKDSEKVSLHQRQSAIFELLEGISSPSEMPPGTILGLTVGDPRVNLPKKKTKAMPDFEKYQDNDKVRQLYLEGVPVDCAHSFIWDKDICKNVTENKISEQDLNHMRAQLLVPGSHLDLGPCESAIPILLVQQPGKMAGEDRPGWGSGWDICLPKGWGMAFWIPFIYRGVRVGGLQEALKHSEYQRTPHTPNDFPDCQAGMQFAKELETSLLEKFKRRPPAKRANYVKLGTLSPFICPWGQLTKNWEGRMKASGEFVHPSSPHPERCATEGYSFSGPKAEVIKEASPVTGEVEETMEITSCEGVLKAEDVTGTQDFGERHETMTSDFVVVRSEKLLMQLSAWCYPTAGKDRRVRLVSRLGQKEMTENIFLPILMSYPRALVWVNLSLLRKGNPELHAMICIPTEDDLLHLSKDKLFCGPQEPKHRDIFKHKVQKLKEEKKKKKYNTKALESDPPSIPDKETTEEHEDLILGLWSDSLPDVTSHCSRTLLGYVTRGDFSLAAGCGEALGFVSLTGLLYMLYNQPADKKGLVLLRTPASLQYRFARLNIEV from the exons GAGATGCTCGTTCTGAGCAGCAGTatcagcagcagaaaatttTTAATCAGTCAGCTGGGCCTTTGTACAGGAAAGACCAGTATTTTCCAAAAGGGCAAAATagaggagagagaggcagaggaagaggaggatggcAAGGAGGACGCCAGAGTATTGCTGAAGAAATGCCAAAATACATAACAG TGTCTACCTTTGCTCAAGCTCGTGCTGCTGAGATCAATGCCATGTTGAAAGCAGTTGCGCAGAAGTCTTCAAACTCTCTAGTTTTCCAGACTCTACCTAGGCACATGCGAAGGCGAGCTATGAGTCACAATATTAAACGCCTGCCCAGGCGGCTCCAAGAGATTGCCAGGAAAGAG gcaGAGAAAGCTGTACATCAGAAAAAAGAACAGTCAAAGACTAAATGCCGCAAAGCTAGAAGACGCCACATAAATTTGGTAGCAGAGTTTAATCGCAGGCAAAGAAAGAATATTTGGCTGGAAACGCATATTTGGCATGCAAAGAGATTTCATATGGTAAAGAAATGGGGATACTGTTTAGGAGATAGCCCTACGGAGAAGAGCTACAGGGCTTGTTACCGAGCCATGACAAAACACTGCCTTCTTCAG GACTTATCATATTATTGTTGCCTGGAGTTGACTGGTAAAGAGAATGAGCTTCTGAAGCAACTTGCTCGAATATGTAGCAATGACACAG GATTAACATTTGAAGAGGCTTGTTGTCTGTCTGGAAGATTTGAGGGTTCCCTGAATCTTTACCGAGCAGATCGCTATCCTGAGGATATGCTTGGTCCTGTTACGTTTATTTGGAAACCCAAGGATCGGTCTGAAGACAGACAGTTGTGGATCTGGATGCATCCAGCTcttaaacag gACATGCTGAGAGAGTTAAAAGCACTTTTTCAGTGTTCAGAGCCTGACAAAATCTATATTCCTGAGCCTATTACAACACCAgttcaagaggaaaaacaaatggatGTTGTTCTGAGCCttggcaagaaaagaaagaaggaggataaagaaggtgaaaaagctgtgccagtgaaaaaaataattggtgATGGCACTAGAGATCCATTCCAGTCCTACTCTTGGATCTCACAAACTACTGGCATTGTGATCAG tGATAGAACTATGGAGATTCTCCGGTATCGGCTGATTGGCCCATTATCACACTCCGTCCTTACAGAGACCTTGAAAGCTGCTTCTCTCCAAACA GAGACACCAGATTCAAAGACAGAACTGAATAATTGGTGGGTAGAAAACTGCAAGGACTCTGAAAAAGTATCTCTTCATCAACGTCAAAGTGCTATCTTTGAGCTGTTAGAAG ggatAAGTTCGCCATCAGAAATGCCACCAGGTACAATATTGGGCCTCACTGTTGGAGATCCTCGAGTCAATCTgccaaaaaagaagacaaaagccATGCCAGACTTTGAAAAATACCAAG ATAATGATAAAGTTAGGCAGCTGTACCTGGAGGGTGTACCTGTAGACTGTGCTCACAGCTTTATCTGGGACAAGGACATCTGTAAGAAcgtcactgaaaataaaatctcagagCAG GATTTAAACCATATGAGAGCTCAATTACTGGTACCTGGATCACACCTTGATTTGGGTCCTTGTGAATCTGCAATTCCCATACTGTTGGTGCAGCAGCCAGGGAAAATGGCTGGAGAAGATCGACCAGGATGGGGGAGTGGTTGGGATATCTGTCTTCCAAAGGGCTGGGGCATGGCTTTCTGGATTCCTTTT atataTCGAGGTGTACGAGTTGGTGGCTTGCAGGAGGCTTTAAAGCATTCTGAATATCAAAGAACACCTCATACTCCAAATGATTTCCCAGACTGCCAGGCGGGAATGCAGTTTGCCAAAGAACTGGAAACCAGTCTTCTTGAAAAATTCAAACG ACGTCCGCCTGCAAAAAGGGCAAATTATGTCAAGCTGGGCACTCTGTCCCCTTTCATCTGTCCTTGGGGTCAGCTGACAAAGAACTGGGAAGGAAGAATGAAAGCTTCAGGAGAATTTGTACATCCTTCTTCCCCACACCCTGAGCGCTGTGCAACTGAAGGATATAGCTTCAGTGGTCCCAAAGCAGAGGTGATCAAAGAAGCTTCCCCTGTGACTGGTGAGGTAGAGGAGACCATGGAAATAACAAGCTGTGAAGGTGTTCTAAAGGCAGAGGATGTTACAGGCACCCAGGACTTCGGTGAGAGACATGAAACTATGACAAGTGACTTTGTTGTTGTCAG gAGTGAGAAACTACTAATGCAGTTATCAGCCTGGTGCTATCCCACTGCTGGAAAAGATCGGCGAGTCCGCCTTGTTTCTCGACTGGGACAGAaggaaatgactgaaaatatctttttgccAATCTTGATGAGCTATCCAAGGGCTCTTGTATGGGTCAACTTGTCTCTCTTGAGAAAGGGGAACCCTGAATTACATGCCATGATTTGCATCCCAACAGAAGACGACTTGCTGCATCTAAGTAAAGACAAACTCTTCTGTGGTCCTCAAGAACCCAAACATCGTGACATATTCAAGCACAAGGTACAGAAgctaaaagaggaaaagaagaagaaaaagtataaCACAAAGGCTCTAGAAAGTGACCCCCCAAGCATTCCAGATAAAGAAACAACTGAGGAGCACGAAGACCTAATTCTTGGTCTTTGGTCAGACAGTCTCCCAGATGTTACTTCCCACTGCTCCAGAACACTCTTGGGGTATGTCACTCGAGGGGATTTTTCATTGGCTGCAGGCTGTGGAGAAGCACTGGGTTTTGTTAGCTTGACAGGGTTACTTTATATGTTATACAACCAGCCAGCAGATAAAAAAGGGCTTGTTTTGTTAAGAACTCCAGCATCTTTACAGTACAGATTTGCAAGACTTAATATTGAGGTTTGA